A single window of Candidatus Methylomirabilota bacterium DNA harbors:
- a CDS encoding ribbon-helix-helix protein, CopG family: MVSLPVYLPKADHKALRHAAINEGRSATDIIRELVKDYLTKKKRKRKGVK, encoded by the coding sequence ATGGTTTCACTACCCGTCTACCTCCCGAAAGCTGACCACAAGGCCCTCCGCCATGCCGCCATTAACGAGGGCCGGTCTGCTACGGACATCATCCGGGAACTGGTCAAGGACTACCTGACGAAGAAGAAACGTAAACGAAAGGGGGTGAAATAG
- a CDS encoding site-specific integrase: MAVIARKYKGAWWLFINHRGQRKAKKVGERAAAMELKGQIEARLSAGDLGILDKPGLTFAEAANRWLEGYVKPCLKVRSHELYSGITTRYLLPALGNVCLRDITRSRLRDFVADLNTKGLSHNYIRNILAALSGILHQAVEDEHLDHNPASRLGRHTRRQNEETEKRVKYWTGEQVTRILARTQQEYPDWHNLFATMAWAGFRVGEALGLQWDDFDQEERAIYLKRVVYERNQELRIGLPKGNKGRRVEMAERLVRLLADRRSRLEAQAALNGQSLSPWVFPDKGSTAKDGRPVKYQAALKVLAHVLDLEKIPRYDRVMTHAFRHSWATWILQNAPTPGAILYVSRQLGHSSVKLTLDVYSHVIPEENRHLSDRLAEATSGDATTRNPDATKSRASLQAADFTTPDQ; encoded by the coding sequence ATGGCTGTAATCGCCAGAAAGTACAAAGGGGCATGGTGGTTGTTCATCAACCACCGGGGCCAGCGGAAGGCGAAGAAGGTCGGGGAACGAGCCGCTGCGATGGAACTCAAGGGGCAGATCGAGGCCCGACTGAGCGCGGGGGATCTGGGCATCTTGGACAAGCCTGGCCTGACCTTCGCGGAGGCAGCTAATCGGTGGTTGGAGGGCTACGTAAAGCCGTGCCTCAAGGTTCGGAGCCATGAACTCTATTCGGGAATAACCACGCGGTATCTGCTTCCTGCACTCGGCAATGTGTGCTTGAGGGATATCACGCGGTCGCGGCTCAGGGATTTTGTAGCCGACCTGAACACCAAAGGGTTAAGCCACAACTACATCAGGAACATTCTGGCTGCGTTGAGTGGTATCTTGCACCAGGCGGTCGAGGACGAGCACCTGGACCACAATCCCGCCTCAAGGCTCGGACGCCACACACGACGCCAGAACGAGGAGACAGAGAAGCGGGTGAAATACTGGACCGGCGAGCAGGTGACCCGCATTCTCGCCCGGACGCAGCAAGAATATCCCGACTGGCATAACCTGTTTGCAACGATGGCCTGGGCGGGGTTCAGAGTCGGGGAAGCTCTCGGCCTCCAATGGGACGACTTCGACCAGGAGGAGCGAGCAATCTACCTGAAGCGTGTTGTATATGAGCGCAATCAAGAACTGCGGATAGGCCTCCCCAAGGGCAATAAAGGACGCCGGGTGGAGATGGCAGAGCGGCTGGTACGGCTATTGGCTGACCGACGGAGTAGGTTAGAGGCACAGGCAGCCCTGAATGGACAATCCCTCTCCCCGTGGGTGTTTCCAGACAAGGGGTCCACAGCCAAAGACGGTAGGCCAGTCAAGTATCAGGCTGCACTCAAAGTCCTGGCCCACGTGCTCGACCTAGAGAAGATCCCTCGCTACGACCGGGTGATGACCCACGCCTTCCGGCACTCTTGGGCCACGTGGATCTTACAGAACGCCCCCACACCGGGAGCCATTCTCTACGTCAGCCGCCAGTTGGGGCATTCCTCAGTGAAGCTCACCCTCGACGTGTACTCTCACGTGATCCCCGAGGAGAACCGACACCTATCTGACCGGCTGGCAGAGGCCACCTCCGGTGACGCAACCACCCGCAACCCAGACGCAACCAAAAGCCGAGCATCGCTTCAAGCCGCTGATTTTACTACTCCTGATCAATAG